GATGAGGTGCGTGATGAAATCGTGCCGTTAAACAAAAAATATCCGTTGAGAGAATTAATGGCAGCCTGCCAACGTTATTTGGTCAAAGCACCGCGCGATTTTATTACTTTTGAATATGTTATGTTGGACGGTGTCAATGATAAGCCTCAGCATGCATACGAGCTTATCGAGTTGGTAAAGGACGTGCCGTGTAAGTTTAACCTGATTCCGTTCAATCCTTTCCCTAATTCAGGATATGAGCGTTCCAGCAATGAAAATATCCGCATATTCAGAGATATTCTCCAACAAGCAGGCTTGGTGGTTACAGTGCGCAAGACCCGTGGGGATGATATCGATGCGGCATGCGGACAATTGGCAGGTCAGGTGCAAGATAAAACCAAGCGTCAGCAAAAATGGCAGCAAATAGCATTAGAACGCTGAAAATACTGAAAATAAAGGTGTGTTAATGATAAACAAAATAGGTATTTTATGTTGTATATTGTTGTTGGGTGCTTGCGCTTCCGGTGCAGATAGGGTTGATAGCAAGACCAAAGAAAGGCAGATTTCGGATATTAAAACCCAACTGGCCATTGAATATATGCGCTCGCAAGACTACCGGCAGGCAATTGTCAGTATTGATGAAGCGTTGGCGGCCAGCAGCAAAAATGAAAATGCCTGGTTGGTTCGTGCACAGATCTACCAATACTTAAAAGTGGCGGATAAGGCTCAGGAAAGCTTTTTGAAGGCATTGGCATTAAATCCGACAGGGGCGGAAGTCAACAATAATTACGGATGGTTTTTATGCAGCGTCCGTAATCAGCCTTCAGCAGGTATCGCCCATTTTGATAAGGCTTTATCCGATCCTACTTATCCTAATCCGCAAGTCGCTTATCTAAATAAAGGGATTTGCTCGGCCAAGATGGGACAATATTCTTTATCCGAAGCTTATCTGGAAAGAGCTTTGGCTGCGGCTCCGGGATTTGTTCCAGCTTTGAAAGAGTTGGCAAGAACAAAAATGCTGGCAGGCCATCTGAAAGATGCCGATTATTATTTCAGACAATATCAAAGCAAAGTCGATGTTTTGCTGGCGGATGATTTATTGCTTGGTTGGAGATTGTCTAATGCATTGGGTAATTTTCAGGCGGCCTATGAATATGAAGCACAACTGAGAGCCAATTATCCCTATTCAGAAGAATTACAAATGATTGCAACAGGACGCTTATAATGAACGATAACCAAAACCTTGAGCAAAACAGCAATGCGGCAGTCGAGCTTGGCCGTAAATTGCGAGAAGCACGCCAAAAGAAAGGCTTTTCCATTGGAGAAGTGGCGGAACGCTTAAAATTACCTGCCAGACAGATTGAAAGTTTGGAAAGCGGCAATCATGACAACCTGCCTGAACCTGTATTTGTACGCGGATTTTTGCGTACTTACGGCAGATTTTTAGATTTGGACAGTCAGGAAGTGTCCGATTATTTAGATAGAATCGCCCCCCAAGAACGCAGCAATGTTTATGCGGTAGAGCGTAAAAAGTCGGAATCGGGTTTGAATTATCAGCAGACTACGGTTCGTCCTTCATTGCCTAAATGGTTGATTGGATTATTTATCTTGGGATGTATCGGTGGCGGTATCTATGCTTGGCAAAGTAAATCTAACATGGAAAATGCCAAGCAGATTAATGAGAGTGTAGGTGCCAACGAAGTGGTTGCCCCCAATCTGCAAGCCAGCAATGTTTCTATTGTCGCTATGGATAGCAGCGAGCAGCAAGTCGAGGTGGCGCCTTTGGCTGCAAGTGCTGCTTCATCTGCGGAAGCTACGACAGCATCGGCCTCTGCAGCTCTTGTTTCAGCTTCATCAGCTGTTGCCGTTGATAATCAGGCGGCCAGTTCTGTTGACGGAGTTGCTGCCGATGAGCTGGTGGTTAAAGTCCGCTACCGCTCTAATTTGGTGATTAAAGACAAAGAAGGGCAATTTGTCGTGAATAAAATCGTACCTGCCGGTAGTGAACACCGTTTTAAAGGTGGTGCGCCGTACGATGTATGGATTGGTTACGCTTTGGGAGCAACGGCCAACTACGGCGGAAAAGAAATTTCCGTATCCGCAAACATGGTCAGCAAAAAAACCTCGTCATTTAAAGCAGGTCAATAAAAAATGCAAACCTTACAGCGCAGACAGACGCACCAAGTTCAAATTGACCATGTTACGGTAGGCTCGGATGCGCCGGTTGTGGTTCAATCTATGACAAATACCGATACCGCTGATGCGGAAGCAACGGCTTTGCAGGTTAAGGAGTTGAGCGATGCCGGTTCGGAAATTGTCCGGATTACGGTCAATAGTCCTGAAGCGGCGGCGAAAGTATCTGAAATCCGCCAACGCTTAAATGATATGGGATGTAACACCCCATTGGTCGGTGACTTCCATTTTAATGGCGAGCGTTTGTTACAAGAGTTTCCCGAGTGTGCCAAATCATTATCCAAATATCGGATTAACCCGGGCAATGTCGGTAAAGGTGCCAAAGGTGACGAGAAGTTCGCGTATATGATCCGTACTGCTGCTGAGTATGATAAAGCAGTCCGTATCGGCGTAAATTGGGGATCTTTGGATCAAAGTCTGGCTAAAAGAATGATGGATGCCAATTTGGCTTTGGCACAACCGAAAGCGCCTGAAGAAGTCATGAAAGAGGCGTTAATTGTTTCCGCTTTGGAATCTGCTCAAAAAGCCGTTGATTTAGGTTTGCCGGAAGATAAAATTATTTTGTCCTGCAAAGTCAGTTCTGTACAAGATTTGATTCAGGTTTATCGTGATTTAGGCAGCCGTTGCCATTATCCGCTGCATTTGGGTTTGACCGAAGCCGGTATGGGCAGCAAAGGTATCGTTGCTTCAACCGCGGCTTTATCCGTTTTGTTGCAGGAAGGTATCGGAGATACTATCCGTATTTCCCTAACCCCCGAACCGGGTGAATCCCGGACACAAGAAGTGGTTGTGGCTCAGGAAATTCTGCAAACCATGGGACTTCGCTCATTTACCCCGTTAGTAACAGCTTGTCCAGGCTGTGGCCGGACAACCAGTACCGTTTTTCAAGAACTGGCGAGAGATATTCAAAGTTATTTGCGGAGTCAAATGGCTGTTTGGCGTTTGCAGTATCCCGGCGTGGAGTCGCTTAACGTGGCGGTAATGGGCTGCGTGGTTAACGGTCCGGGTGAAAGTAAATTGGCCGATATCGGCATTAGTCTTCCCGGTACCGGTGAGACACCGGTAGCACCTGTTTACGTCGATGGTGAGCGTAAGGTGACGCTCAAGGGTGATAATATGGCCGCAGAGTTTTTGGCTATTGTGCAGGAATATGTAGAGGCCAATTATGGAGAAGGCGGGCCGAAACGCCGGCAAGGCCGGGTGATTCCGATTAGGAATATCTAATCATATTGAGGCCGTCTGAAATTTTCAGACGGCATCATCTATTTAATCAATATTGTGTAGCAAAGATTTATGGGAAAAAAAATCCAAGCCGTTAAAGGCATGAATGATTTGTTGCCGGTTGAACAGAAAGATTTCAAATTAACTTCTTCTTTCTGGCAGGCTTTTGAAGATTTAATCGGCAGTTGGATGCACCGTTTCGGCTATCAGCAGATCCGTACGCCGTTGGTTGAGCAAACCGGATTATTTGTCCGTTCGATTGGCGAGGAAACGGATGTGGTTGGAAAGGAAATGTACACATTTTCAGATTCCAACGATTCTTTGAGTCTGACCTTGCGTCCTGAAGGTACGGCATCATGTTTACGTGCGGTTGTCGAGCATAATCTGCTATATAACAGCCCGCAAAAATTATGGTACATGGGGCCGATGTTCCGCCGTGAGCGTCCGCAAAAAGGCCGATACCGTCAATTTCACCAAGTTGGTGTCGAGGCGTTAGGTTTTGAAGGGCCGGATATCGATGTAGAAATGATAGTGATGACTGCTGCATTGTGGAAAGATCTCGGTATTCTCGAACATGTTACTTTGGAATTAAACAGTCTGGGTAATCGTGAAGAGCGGGCCGCACACCGTCAGGCTTTGGTTGAATATTTGATTGGTCATGAGGCGGCGTTGGATGAAGACAGTAAACGCCGTCTGCATACCAATCCGTTGCGTGTCTTAGATACAAAAAATCCGGATTTACAGCAGATTTGTAACAATGCTCCCCGTTTGATTGATTATTTGGGGGAAGCATCGTTGCAACACTATAGTCAGTTGAAAACTATGTTAGACGGCTTGGGTATCGAATACGTTGAAAATCCACGCTTGGTGCGTGGGTTGGATTACTACAATATGACGGTATTCGAGTGGACTACCGATAAACTCGGTGCACAAGCTACCGTGTGCGGTGGTGGCCGCTATGACGGTTTGATTGAAGAATTGGGCGGGAAACCTGCACCGTCTATCGGTTTTGCCATGGGGGTAGAGCGGTTGTTGTTGTTGGTACAGGAATATGGTTCGTTGTCTTGCCAAAGCGCACCTGATGTTTACGCAATGCATCAAGGTGAAGGTGCTTCATTGCAAGTGATGAAGTATGCACAAGCATTGCGCGAAGCGGGATTTAGTGTTCTGCAGCATTCCGGTAGCCAGAGTTTGAAAGCTCAAATGAAAAAAGCAGACGGCAGTCGTGCGCGTTTTGCTTTAATCGTTGCTCAAGATGAGCTGGATAGTGGTACGGTAACTTTAAAAGATATGCAGGGTAGTTTGGGACAAACTACACTCGGTGCATCAGAATTATTAAATACTTTACAAGAATGGAATAGCAAATAATGGCCGGACATATTCAAGATCAAGAAGAATTGGAAAATTTCAAATACTTTTGGAAAAGTTGGGGGCGTTGGCTGTTTGCCGTTTTATTGGTCGCTTCATTGGGATATTTGGGTTATATCGTTTACCAAAATCACCAAGTAGATAAAGATCGCGAAGCAGCCTCAATTTTAGAGAATATTGTCGAAAAGGCGCAATCTTCTCCTGATTCGGCCATTGTTGCTGAAGATTTGAAAACTTTGCAGCAGGAATATACAGGCAGTATTGCGACTGCGCAGGCAACCTTAATGGCTGCAGCCGTTGAGTTTGATAAAGAAAGATATGATGTGGCGGCCGGCCATCTAAATTGGGTTTTGGCTAATCAGAAAGCGCCGTTGATTCAAGCGTTGGCAGCACAGCGTTTGGCAGTTGTGCAGCTTCAGCAAAAAAAATATGATGAAGCTTTGGCCGCAGTGTCTTTATCAGTGAAACCCGAATTCGAATCTTTGCTGCTAGAAACCAAAGGCGATATTTATACAGCCCAAGGCAAAGGCAAAGAAGCATTGGAAGTCTATGAACTTGCTTTAGGCAAAATGTCGAAAGACGATCCGGGTTTGGATTTATTGCAGTTGAAAATCCAACAATTAAAATAAGTAAGGCCGTCTGAAAATTACCAATCGCAGGCTTGCAAAAACTTTTGCAAGCCGTTGGTATTTTTTGATTAACAGGCGGATGACTTTAAAAAAGAAAAAGAGTGTATTTATGAAACCTACGATTGCATTGGTCGGTCGGCCGAATGTCGGTAAATCTACATTATTCAACCGTTTGACCAAGACTAAAGATGCATTGGTGGCAGATCTGCCGGGCTTGACCCGAGACCGGCACTACGGTCACGGCCGAGTCGGAAGTAAGCCGTATTTGGTTGTGGACACAGGCGGTTTTGAGCCGGTGGTTGACAGTGGCATTCTTCACGAAATGGCAAAGCATACATTGCAGGCAATTGATGAGGCTGATGCGGTAGTATTTTTGGTAGATTGCAGAACCGGCCTGACACCGCAAGACAAAATTATTGCAGACCGATTGCGTCAAAGCAGCAGACCGGTGTTTTTAGCGGTCAACAAAGGAGAAGGGGCAAATCATGCCGTCTTATCGGCAGAGTTCTACGAATTGGCCTTGGGTGATCCTTATGTTATTTCGGGCGCGC
Above is a genomic segment from Neisseria weaveri containing:
- the pilW gene encoding type IV pilus biogenesis/stability protein PilW, which produces MINKIGILCCILLLGACASGADRVDSKTKERQISDIKTQLAIEYMRSQDYRQAIVSIDEALAASSKNENAWLVRAQIYQYLKVADKAQESFLKALALNPTGAEVNNNYGWFLCSVRNQPSAGIAHFDKALSDPTYPNPQVAYLNKGICSAKMGQYSLSEAYLERALAAAPGFVPALKELARTKMLAGHLKDADYYFRQYQSKVDVLLADDLLLGWRLSNALGNFQAAYEYEAQLRANYPYSEELQMIATGRL
- a CDS encoding helix-turn-helix domain-containing protein, encoding MNDNQNLEQNSNAAVELGRKLREARQKKGFSIGEVAERLKLPARQIESLESGNHDNLPEPVFVRGFLRTYGRFLDLDSQEVSDYLDRIAPQERSNVYAVERKKSESGLNYQQTTVRPSLPKWLIGLFILGCIGGGIYAWQSKSNMENAKQINESVGANEVVAPNLQASNVSIVAMDSSEQQVEVAPLAASAASSAEATTASASAALVSASSAVAVDNQAASSVDGVAADELVVKVRYRSNLVIKDKEGQFVVNKIVPAGSEHRFKGGAPYDVWIGYALGATANYGGKEISVSANMVSKKTSSFKAGQ
- the ispG gene encoding flavodoxin-dependent (E)-4-hydroxy-3-methylbut-2-enyl-diphosphate synthase, which translates into the protein MQTLQRRQTHQVQIDHVTVGSDAPVVVQSMTNTDTADAEATALQVKELSDAGSEIVRITVNSPEAAAKVSEIRQRLNDMGCNTPLVGDFHFNGERLLQEFPECAKSLSKYRINPGNVGKGAKGDEKFAYMIRTAAEYDKAVRIGVNWGSLDQSLAKRMMDANLALAQPKAPEEVMKEALIVSALESAQKAVDLGLPEDKIILSCKVSSVQDLIQVYRDLGSRCHYPLHLGLTEAGMGSKGIVASTAALSVLLQEGIGDTIRISLTPEPGESRTQEVVVAQEILQTMGLRSFTPLVTACPGCGRTTSTVFQELARDIQSYLRSQMAVWRLQYPGVESLNVAVMGCVVNGPGESKLADIGISLPGTGETPVAPVYVDGERKVTLKGDNMAAEFLAIVQEYVEANYGEGGPKRRQGRVIPIRNI
- the hisS gene encoding histidine--tRNA ligase, which encodes MGKKIQAVKGMNDLLPVEQKDFKLTSSFWQAFEDLIGSWMHRFGYQQIRTPLVEQTGLFVRSIGEETDVVGKEMYTFSDSNDSLSLTLRPEGTASCLRAVVEHNLLYNSPQKLWYMGPMFRRERPQKGRYRQFHQVGVEALGFEGPDIDVEMIVMTAALWKDLGILEHVTLELNSLGNREERAAHRQALVEYLIGHEAALDEDSKRRLHTNPLRVLDTKNPDLQQICNNAPRLIDYLGEASLQHYSQLKTMLDGLGIEYVENPRLVRGLDYYNMTVFEWTTDKLGAQATVCGGGRYDGLIEELGGKPAPSIGFAMGVERLLLLVQEYGSLSCQSAPDVYAMHQGEGASLQVMKYAQALREAGFSVLQHSGSQSLKAQMKKADGSRARFALIVAQDELDSGTVTLKDMQGSLGQTTLGASELLNTLQEWNSK
- a CDS encoding YfgM family protein — protein: MAGHIQDQEELENFKYFWKSWGRWLFAVLLVASLGYLGYIVYQNHQVDKDREAASILENIVEKAQSSPDSAIVAEDLKTLQQEYTGSIATAQATLMAAAVEFDKERYDVAAGHLNWVLANQKAPLIQALAAQRLAVVQLQQKKYDEALAAVSLSVKPEFESLLLETKGDIYTAQGKGKEALEVYELALGKMSKDDPGLDLLQLKIQQLK